One region of uncultured Methanolobus sp. genomic DNA includes:
- the aglJ gene encoding S-layer glycoprotein N-glycosyltransferase AglJ, giving the protein MSNENVCILLPTLNEEATIGQVIRDFRSEGFDNILVIDGNSKDKTREIAEAEGARVVVQTGKGKGQAIKQSFELIKEDYVVMADGDGTNLAKDVHAVLGPVLEGKADHVMGNRLVDFEEGAFTRLNLFGNKVINKMFGMAYGVWLEDILTGYRAFNKKAIKSFELKKMGFEVESEITIESVKKDLRIEEVPTTYLARHSEGATKLNPLKDGWRISSTIYKMAKLHNPMFYFGIIGGAFILAGILVGAFVVHQWFHGVTRIPMTILTTLLVVAGFQMFIFGMLSDLMVTLHRENMRMLRRISEYTEDEDD; this is encoded by the coding sequence ATGTCAAACGAAAATGTTTGTATTTTGTTGCCCACTTTAAACGAAGAGGCTACCATTGGTCAGGTCATCAGGGATTTTCGCTCTGAAGGCTTTGATAATATTCTTGTAATTGATGGTAACAGCAAAGATAAAACCCGTGAAATCGCCGAGGCCGAAGGCGCCAGGGTAGTTGTCCAGACCGGCAAGGGAAAAGGACAGGCTATCAAGCAGTCCTTTGAGCTTATCAAAGAGGACTACGTTGTCATGGCAGATGGTGACGGGACTAACCTTGCAAAGGATGTTCATGCTGTGCTTGGTCCTGTGCTGGAAGGCAAAGCAGATCACGTTATGGGTAATCGGCTTGTGGATTTCGAAGAAGGAGCATTCACCCGGCTCAACCTTTTCGGGAATAAGGTAATAAACAAGATGTTCGGAATGGCCTATGGTGTGTGGCTTGAGGATATTCTTACAGGTTACAGGGCATTTAATAAGAAGGCCATCAAGTCCTTTGAGCTCAAGAAAATGGGATTTGAGGTAGAATCTGAGATTACAATAGAAAGTGTGAAGAAAGATCTGCGCATTGAGGAAGTTCCGACAACATATCTGGCAAGACATTCGGAAGGTGCTACTAAGTTGAATCCACTTAAAGATGGATGGAGAATCAGTTCTACTATTTATAAAATGGCAAAACTTCACAATCCGATGTTCTATTTTGGAATAATTGGCGGTGCTTTTATCCTTGCTGGTATTCTTGTGGGTGCTTTTGTCGTTCATCAGTGGTTTCATGGTGTTACACGTATTCCAATGACCATACTTACAACCTTGTTAGTAGTTGCAGGTTTTCAGATGTTCATTTTTGGAATGCTCAGTGATCTTATGGTTACTCTCCACAGAGAGAACATGCGCATGCTCCGTAGGATCAGTGAATATACTGAAGACGAAGATGACTGA